One genomic region from Arthrobacter sp. YN encodes:
- a CDS encoding alpha/beta fold hydrolase yields MTRDIIMTHDGGHLEVLTTGGGLAAAGSGVVVVPASMVTAADYSRFAQKLSEALGRPVHTFNRRGRGDSSPQAEDYTLEADIRDLDAVMKHTSSTDVFGHSFGGAVALHAARTLPVERLAVYDPAVSVNHSVKADWTPDYERATAAGDYDRALAVLIKGVETGGAFARMPLSMLTLANKLAAGTPLGKQMRELMTCGVREIKAVIAADMPAEPFLALPLETLIVVGEKSPAYFGVACGQIHDVLSGSSYSILPGSGHDGPIKAPDKLISELSEFFSG; encoded by the coding sequence ATGACGCGCGACATCATCATGACCCACGACGGCGGACACCTCGAAGTACTCACCACAGGCGGTGGGCTGGCAGCGGCGGGTTCCGGCGTCGTCGTCGTTCCTGCCTCCATGGTGACGGCTGCCGATTACTCGCGTTTCGCGCAAAAACTCAGCGAAGCGCTGGGCCGGCCCGTTCATACATTCAACCGACGTGGACGCGGCGATTCATCCCCGCAGGCCGAGGACTACACGCTCGAGGCCGACATCCGGGATCTGGACGCCGTCATGAAGCACACGTCCAGCACCGACGTCTTTGGACACAGCTTTGGCGGCGCCGTCGCGCTGCACGCTGCGCGGACCCTGCCCGTGGAGCGGCTAGCCGTCTACGATCCCGCCGTATCGGTCAACCACAGCGTCAAGGCCGACTGGACACCGGATTATGAACGCGCGACGGCGGCGGGAGACTATGACCGCGCCCTCGCCGTCCTGATCAAGGGCGTGGAGACCGGCGGCGCCTTCGCACGCATGCCACTGTCCATGCTGACCCTGGCCAACAAGCTGGCCGCCGGTACGCCCTTGGGCAAGCAGATGCGCGAACTGATGACCTGCGGTGTCCGGGAAATTAAGGCCGTCATCGCCGCCGATATGCCAGCCGAGCCGTTCCTTGCCCTTCCGCTGGAGACGCTGATCGTGGTGGGCGAAAAGAGCCCCGCCTACTTTGGTGTTGCGTGCGGCCAGATCCATGACGTCCTCTCCGGATCCAGCTACAGCATCCTCCCTGGCTCGGGACACGACGGTCCCATTAAGGCTCCGGACAAGCTGATCTCGGAGTTGTCGGAGTTCTTCTCGGGCTAG
- the lysS gene encoding lysine--tRNA ligase: protein MTSANTPALNTSAEPIDASEQMRIRMEKRAKLIERGTEAYPVGVERTHSLGEIREKYAHLEADETTGDTVGVTGRVVFVRNTGKLCFATLQEGGVDGKGVRLQAMLSLANVGEEALAEWKALVDLGDHVFIKGEVISSRRGELSVMADSWSMASKALRPLPVLHAELNEETRVRQRYVDLMVRDEAREMVYKRAAITRSVRDTLDRHGYVEVETPILQLVHGGATARPFETHMNAFDQKMTLRIATELFLKRAVVGGIDRVYDMGRVFRNEGVDSTHSPEFTTLECYEAWADQFVMAERMKEIILNVADVVGTRTIQTDAGEINLDGEWAWVSVYPGISEAVGVEITPDTTVEELLAIAAKHEVKVDPKWDAEKIVVELFGEIVEPTLLNPTFVYDYPPSAQPLARPHREDGRLIEAWDLIIGGMERGTAFSELIDPVIQRERLTEQSRRSAAGDEEAMQLDEDFLRALEYGAPPMGGIGLGIDRLVMLFTGAGIRETILFPLLKPEGH, encoded by the coding sequence GTGACTTCCGCAAACACCCCAGCCCTGAACACCTCCGCAGAGCCCATCGACGCCAGCGAGCAGATGCGCATCCGTATGGAAAAGCGCGCCAAGCTGATCGAGCGCGGCACGGAGGCCTATCCGGTGGGTGTTGAACGGACCCATTCCCTCGGCGAAATCCGGGAGAAGTACGCGCACCTGGAAGCCGATGAAACCACCGGCGACACCGTTGGTGTCACCGGGCGCGTCGTGTTCGTGCGCAACACCGGCAAGCTGTGCTTCGCCACCCTCCAGGAGGGCGGCGTGGACGGCAAGGGCGTCCGGTTGCAGGCCATGCTGAGCCTTGCCAACGTTGGCGAGGAAGCGCTCGCCGAATGGAAGGCCCTGGTTGACCTGGGCGACCACGTCTTCATCAAGGGCGAGGTCATCTCCTCCCGCCGCGGCGAGCTGTCCGTCATGGCCGACTCCTGGTCCATGGCGTCCAAGGCCCTGCGCCCCCTCCCGGTACTGCACGCAGAACTCAACGAGGAAACCCGCGTCCGCCAGCGCTACGTGGACCTCATGGTCCGCGACGAAGCCCGCGAGATGGTCTACAAGCGCGCAGCAATCACCCGTTCGGTACGCGACACCCTGGACCGCCATGGCTACGTGGAGGTGGAAACCCCCATCCTGCAGCTGGTCCACGGCGGCGCTACGGCGCGCCCGTTCGAAACGCACATGAACGCGTTCGACCAGAAGATGACACTGCGCATCGCTACCGAGCTCTTCCTCAAGCGCGCCGTTGTGGGTGGCATCGACCGCGTTTACGATATGGGCCGTGTTTTCCGCAATGAAGGCGTGGACTCCACGCACAGCCCCGAATTCACCACCCTGGAATGCTACGAAGCCTGGGCGGACCAGTTCGTCATGGCCGAGCGCATGAAGGAAATCATCCTGAATGTGGCGGACGTCGTTGGGACACGCACCATCCAGACGGATGCCGGCGAAATCAACCTCGACGGCGAATGGGCCTGGGTTTCGGTTTACCCGGGTATTTCCGAAGCCGTGGGTGTGGAAATTACTCCGGACACCACGGTGGAGGAACTGCTGGCAATTGCGGCCAAGCACGAAGTCAAGGTGGACCCCAAGTGGGACGCCGAGAAGATTGTGGTTGAGCTGTTTGGCGAGATCGTGGAACCCACCCTGCTGAACCCGACGTTCGTTTACGACTACCCGCCGTCGGCACAGCCGCTGGCCCGACCACACCGTGAAGACGGGCGCCTCATCGAGGCCTGGGACCTGATCATCGGCGGCATGGAGCGCGGTACAGCCTTCTCGGAACTCATTGACCCCGTCATCCAGCGCGAACGCCTCACGGAGCAGTCACGCCGCTCCGCAGCTGGTGATGAGGAAGCCATGCAACTGGACGAGGACTTCCTCCGCGCCCTCGAATACGGTGCGCCGCCCATGGGCGGCATCGGGCTCGGCATTGACCGTTTGGTCATGCTGTTCACCGGGGCCGGCATTCGCGAAACCATTCTGTTCCCCTTGCTGAAGCCTGAAGGACACTGA
- a CDS encoding alpha/beta fold hydrolase, with amino-acid sequence MRERDIQTHDGGRLALYSYGTEDAPGERRVVLIGGAFLTALIYRPFSVALAKGLGAGWAVDVYDRRGRGKSTEQPHYYSMATEIADVRTIMDATGARNIFGHSLGGSVALNAAQAFAGTHHQPDKLAVYDAAVNIDGSMDTGWLAGFADSVDKGDVGRALARMKRGMQPGTALARVPEPILAGLMAVVSGTKVNRLFRELMPSGVGELKAAFEAADTPTDFSILPSSTHFMVGKKSPQFYKVTAARLNRAVPGSTLEVSPKGFHGSIPAAVNELVSDISDYFKR; translated from the coding sequence GTGAGGGAACGCGATATTCAGACGCACGACGGCGGACGGCTCGCCTTGTACAGCTACGGCACCGAAGACGCACCCGGGGAGCGCCGGGTGGTCCTGATCGGCGGCGCGTTCCTCACGGCACTCATTTATCGGCCCTTCTCCGTCGCTTTGGCCAAAGGCCTCGGTGCTGGCTGGGCTGTGGACGTGTACGACCGCCGTGGCCGGGGTAAATCCACCGAGCAGCCGCACTACTACTCCATGGCTACGGAGATCGCCGATGTCCGCACCATCATGGACGCCACCGGCGCCCGGAACATCTTTGGCCACAGCCTGGGTGGGTCTGTGGCTTTGAATGCCGCCCAGGCTTTCGCCGGCACGCACCACCAGCCGGACAAGCTCGCTGTTTACGACGCCGCGGTGAACATCGATGGCAGCATGGACACCGGTTGGCTGGCTGGCTTCGCGGATTCGGTCGACAAGGGCGATGTTGGCCGGGCGCTGGCCCGGATGAAGCGCGGAATGCAGCCGGGAACTGCCCTTGCCCGGGTTCCTGAGCCCATTCTGGCGGGACTCATGGCTGTGGTGTCGGGGACCAAAGTGAACAGGCTTTTCCGCGAGCTCATGCCTTCAGGTGTTGGTGAGCTGAAGGCAGCCTTCGAAGCCGCAGATACTCCGACCGATTTTTCCATCCTGCCGTCCAGCACGCACTTCATGGTGGGCAAGAAGAGCCCCCAGTTCTACAAGGTCACCGCTGCCCGGCTGAACAGGGCTGTTCCCGGCAGCACGTTGGAAGTTTCGCCCAAGGGATTCCATGGGTCCATTCCTGCAGCAGTGAACGAACTCGTCTCGGATATCTCGGACTATTTCAAACGCTGA
- a CDS encoding alkaline phosphatase family protein, which produces MKNESHVLVVGIDGVRYDSLMSATTPALDQIARNGFLLPVRVHRKNATISGPVWATVATGVYADRHKVTGNSDHPPELAAYQDFTAVLRAARPESRTMIAASWFPVAAPTACGPLFSSRGWVPEDDPEEANDAGSWVSADDSVADYAAGRLEREDLAASFVYFGEADVEAHNNGTGTGYLSAIQRCDSRLKSLLEAIESRPRRGDEHWTVIVVTDHGHVDAGGHGGETDAERTAWIAACGESVPLDVMAVDHADIFSQVLATFGVAAGDTDGLDFGARRDLQEQPATTTVLR; this is translated from the coding sequence GTGAAGAATGAATCCCACGTCCTGGTAGTCGGAATCGACGGCGTCCGTTACGACTCCCTCATGTCCGCGACCACACCCGCCTTAGACCAGATTGCCCGAAACGGCTTCCTGCTCCCCGTCCGCGTTCACAGGAAGAATGCCACGATTTCCGGTCCAGTCTGGGCCACAGTGGCCACCGGGGTTTATGCAGACCGGCACAAGGTCACCGGGAACAGTGACCATCCGCCGGAGCTCGCTGCCTATCAGGACTTCACCGCCGTTCTTCGTGCGGCCCGTCCGGAGTCGCGCACTATGATTGCCGCGAGCTGGTTTCCTGTGGCGGCACCCACAGCGTGCGGGCCCCTCTTCTCTTCCCGTGGCTGGGTGCCGGAGGACGATCCTGAAGAAGCGAACGACGCCGGCAGCTGGGTAAGTGCCGACGACTCCGTTGCAGATTATGCGGCCGGACGGTTGGAGCGCGAGGACCTGGCGGCATCCTTTGTGTACTTTGGCGAGGCCGACGTTGAAGCCCATAACAACGGCACGGGTACCGGCTACCTTTCAGCCATTCAGCGCTGCGACTCCCGCCTCAAAAGCCTGTTGGAAGCCATTGAGTCGAGGCCTCGTCGTGGTGACGAACACTGGACTGTCATAGTAGTGACTGACCACGGGCACGTCGATGCCGGTGGTCATGGGGGTGAGACCGATGCCGAGCGCACAGCCTGGATCGCTGCCTGCGGCGAAAGCGTGCCCCTGGACGTCATGGCCGTGGACCACGCCGATATCTTTTCCCAAGTACTGGCTACATTTGGTGTTGCTGCAGGAGACACGGACGGGCTCGACTTCGGTGCCCGGCGTGACCTGCAGGAGCAACCCGCAACGACGACAGTTCTCCGTTGA
- a CDS encoding LysR substrate-binding domain-containing protein gives MPMNLTHLRAFHLVATHGSYVAAAAAAKVSQPTLSEQVRLLERHHGIQLLQRAGRSVELTPLGGKLLAVTARLFAAELEAETVLARARNVMQGELRFGTDAPINAVGVLSTFRQLNPGVSIQLVSGNSAEVRRRVLAGTVDVGIIADETPHPDLIARRLGTQDLVAFVRQDHPLAGSKVIRLRDLVDHPLIIREIGSVTRRSIETALSAAQLQPAEVLETDSREAVHAAVIAGLGIGVIAEDEFNDDPRLVLLDFVDSIPPITEYLVYRRDKQRSHVVDAVLGCVGG, from the coding sequence ATGCCTATGAATCTCACCCACCTGCGGGCGTTCCACCTCGTTGCCACCCACGGCAGTTACGTCGCGGCGGCTGCAGCCGCAAAAGTGAGCCAACCTACCCTGTCCGAACAGGTCCGCCTTTTGGAGCGGCACCACGGGATCCAGCTCCTGCAACGAGCTGGACGGTCCGTAGAGCTGACGCCTTTGGGAGGCAAGCTCCTGGCAGTCACAGCCAGGCTATTCGCCGCCGAGCTCGAAGCCGAGACCGTCCTGGCCAGGGCGCGCAACGTCATGCAAGGAGAGCTGCGGTTCGGCACCGACGCTCCCATCAACGCCGTGGGCGTGCTCAGCACGTTCCGCCAGCTGAACCCGGGAGTCAGCATCCAACTCGTCAGCGGAAACTCCGCTGAGGTACGCAGACGGGTCCTGGCCGGAACTGTGGACGTCGGCATCATCGCCGACGAGACACCACATCCGGACTTGATTGCACGCCGGCTCGGAACGCAGGACCTGGTGGCGTTCGTTCGGCAGGACCACCCGTTGGCCGGCAGCAAGGTGATCCGGCTCCGGGACCTTGTTGACCACCCGCTGATCATCAGGGAGATCGGGTCCGTCACCCGTAGGTCCATTGAGACAGCGCTCTCCGCAGCCCAACTGCAACCAGCGGAAGTCCTCGAGACTGACAGCCGGGAAGCAGTCCACGCGGCGGTGATCGCCGGCCTAGGCATTGGGGTCATCGCAGAGGATGAATTCAACGACGATCCCCGGTTGGTGTTGCTTGATTTTGTTGATTCGATTCCGCCGATAACGGAGTACCTGGTGTATCGACGGGATAAGCAGCGGAGCCATGTGGTGGACGCGGTGTTGGGGTGTGTGGGTGGTTAA
- a CDS encoding alpha/beta fold hydrolase — protein METWTVETVDGGGQLEVHTFRPASAASIPGSKAPAEPAGVVLVHGTLVTDSLYWPFARTLSVMLGRPVHSYNRRGRGRSAPQPSGYSVETEIADLLAVMEKTGSTDVVAHSYGGFVALQAARRARINKLVTYDAAVSLSGNLSSRWRPELEEAVTAGQLDHAWAHLVQGLGTAGPISYLPMGALRTLSVLSARTRLGLEMRSLLPTAVTEMRAVLDADAHLHDFMELSTPTLMLSGGWSPSYFAETGRTLAGAVPVIDFAVVPLQFHEGPLRPGKRLAARIARFLSGTRFHGELPDAT, from the coding sequence GTGGAGACATGGACAGTTGAAACGGTCGACGGCGGCGGGCAGCTTGAGGTGCACACCTTCCGGCCCGCGTCAGCAGCGTCAATTCCCGGCTCGAAGGCACCCGCCGAACCCGCCGGCGTCGTGCTTGTTCATGGCACTTTGGTGACGGACTCGCTGTACTGGCCTTTCGCGCGGACCCTGAGCGTCATGCTGGGGCGCCCGGTTCACAGCTATAACCGGCGCGGCCGGGGGCGGTCCGCGCCGCAGCCGTCGGGCTATTCGGTGGAAACCGAGATCGCGGACCTCCTCGCGGTGATGGAGAAGACCGGCTCCACGGACGTTGTGGCGCACAGCTATGGCGGCTTCGTGGCGCTGCAGGCCGCGAGGCGGGCCCGCATCAACAAACTGGTCACTTACGACGCCGCAGTGTCGCTGTCAGGCAATCTCAGCAGCCGGTGGCGGCCCGAGCTTGAGGAAGCGGTCACTGCCGGTCAGCTGGATCACGCGTGGGCGCATCTGGTGCAGGGCTTGGGAACCGCCGGGCCAATTTCCTATCTGCCCATGGGGGCGCTGCGCACGCTCAGTGTCCTGTCGGCCCGGACCCGCCTGGGCCTGGAGATGCGCTCCCTGCTGCCCACGGCAGTCACCGAAATGCGTGCAGTCCTGGACGCCGATGCCCACCTTCACGACTTCATGGAACTCTCCACGCCCACGTTGATGCTCAGCGGCGGTTGGAGTCCGTCGTACTTCGCAGAGACCGGCCGCACCCTGGCCGGGGCCGTGCCGGTAATCGACTTTGCTGTGGTGCCGTTGCAGTTCCACGAAGGGCCGTTGCGGCCGGGCAAGCGGCTCGCGGCCCGCATAGCGCGGTTCCTTTCCGGGACCCGGTTCCATGGCGAACTTCCGGATGCCACCTAG
- a CDS encoding HhH-GPD-type base excision DNA repair protein, producing the protein MERMELHITGDAAADRLLSDDAFALLTGMLLDQQVTMESAFAGPEKIRTRLGSLDPSAIADHDPAGFIEVFKERPAVHRFPGSMAGRVQALAETVHSDWNGDAASIWTRGNPDGPEVLRRLKALPGFGEQKAKIFLALLGKQCGLQAEGWRETAGHYGEEGSYLSVADIVDPESLVKVRASKQAAKAAAKAAKSSNA; encoded by the coding sequence ATGGAACGCATGGAACTGCACATCACGGGAGATGCCGCCGCCGACAGACTGCTCAGTGACGACGCCTTTGCGTTGCTCACGGGTATGTTGCTCGATCAACAGGTCACCATGGAATCGGCATTTGCTGGACCAGAGAAGATTCGTACCCGCCTAGGGTCCTTGGACCCATCCGCCATTGCCGATCACGATCCCGCCGGCTTCATCGAAGTCTTCAAGGAGAGGCCGGCCGTCCATCGCTTTCCCGGTTCCATGGCCGGCAGGGTCCAAGCCCTGGCGGAAACGGTCCACAGCGACTGGAATGGTGATGCTGCCTCGATCTGGACCCGCGGAAACCCTGACGGTCCTGAGGTACTGCGCCGGCTCAAAGCGTTGCCGGGCTTCGGCGAGCAGAAGGCGAAAATCTTCCTGGCCCTGCTGGGCAAGCAATGCGGCCTTCAAGCCGAAGGTTGGCGGGAGACCGCCGGCCACTACGGCGAAGAAGGATCGTACCTGTCCGTTGCCGACATCGTGGATCCAGAGTCCTTGGTCAAGGTACGTGCCAGCAAACAGGCAGCAAAGGCAGCGGCGAAGGCCGCGAAGTCGTCCAACGCCTAG
- a CDS encoding HNH endonuclease has product MERIRERSASDAVIARFPVPRVASRDETPASWQAEPGHPRFKGLVKDLVTTVASLLPASDSVGLIDQIRDLEEMKSAIAGAQAQIAVAFDLAQRAEQAEAGVPAAERGKGVGAQVALARRESPNRGSRLLGLAKALVTEMPRTLAALNKGQLNEWRATLLVKETACLSVEDRAAVDAELAPDTGTFDGFGDRALVAAVKSAAYRRDPRSVAQRASHAATERTVSLRPAPDTMTYLTALLPVAQGVAVYAALSRTADAARSSGDPRGRGQVMADTLTEHITGTPGGVAGVELQLVMTDRTLFQGDSEPARLHGYGIVPADWARTLVGGRDEALPERRTVAWLETGSGQASAGGMEPAKGEDPGPAQDHDFAVWVRRLYTAPGSGELVSMDSKARLFPHRHRRFIQARDHTCRTPYCDAPIRHIDHIVPWHAGGTTTLDNAAGLCEACNHTKENPGWTATPLPAETHTLHISTPTGHTYQSKAPPLPGRWVAN; this is encoded by the coding sequence ATGGAGCGGATTCGGGAAAGGTCAGCGAGCGACGCTGTAATCGCGCGTTTTCCTGTGCCACGGGTCGCGTCCCGCGATGAAACCCCTGCGTCATGGCAAGCAGAACCAGGCCACCCCCGATTCAAGGGCTTGGTGAAGGATCTGGTCACCACCGTGGCCTCCCTCCTACCCGCCTCAGACAGTGTCGGATTGATCGACCAGATACGTGATCTTGAGGAGATGAAGTCGGCTATTGCTGGTGCACAGGCGCAGATTGCTGTGGCGTTTGATCTGGCGCAGCGGGCCGAGCAGGCCGAGGCTGGGGTTCCTGCGGCGGAGCGTGGCAAGGGTGTGGGTGCGCAGGTGGCGTTGGCCCGCCGCGAGTCTCCGAACCGGGGCTCGAGGTTGTTGGGGCTGGCCAAGGCTCTGGTGACGGAGATGCCGCGGACGTTGGCGGCGTTGAACAAGGGCCAGCTGAATGAGTGGCGGGCGACGCTGCTGGTGAAGGAGACCGCGTGTTTGTCGGTGGAGGACCGGGCCGCGGTGGATGCCGAGCTCGCCCCCGACACCGGGACTTTCGACGGTTTCGGTGACCGGGCCCTGGTCGCTGCCGTTAAATCGGCCGCGTACCGCCGTGATCCACGGTCCGTGGCGCAACGGGCCAGCCACGCCGCGACGGAACGGACGGTGAGTCTGCGTCCGGCACCGGACACCATGACCTACCTGACTGCGCTGCTCCCGGTGGCCCAGGGTGTGGCAGTGTATGCGGCGCTGTCCCGGACCGCTGATGCTGCCCGTTCCAGTGGTGATCCCCGGGGCCGTGGCCAGGTCATGGCCGACACCCTGACCGAACACATCACCGGCACCCCGGGCGGGGTCGCCGGGGTTGAACTCCAGCTCGTCATGACCGACCGGACCCTCTTCCAGGGCGATTCCGAACCGGCCCGGCTCCACGGCTACGGCATCGTCCCGGCCGACTGGGCGAGGACTCTGGTTGGTGGACGCGACGAGGCACTACCTGAACGGCGGACCGTTGCTTGGCTGGAAACCGGGTCCGGGCAAGCTTCCGCAGGTGGGATGGAACCGGCGAAGGGCGAGGATCCAGGTCCAGCGCAGGATCACGACTTCGCGGTCTGGGTCCGGCGGCTCTACACCGCACCCGGGAGCGGGGAACTAGTGTCCATGGACTCCAAAGCCAGGCTCTTCCCCCACCGGCACCGGCGATTCATCCAAGCCCGCGACCACACCTGCCGCACCCCGTACTGCGACGCGCCGATCCGGCACATTGACCACATCGTGCCCTGGCACGCCGGCGGAACCACCACCCTGGACAACGCCGCAGGGCTCTGCGAAGCCTGCAACCACACCAAAGAAAACCCCGGCTGGACCGCCACACCCCTACCCGCAGAAACCCACACCCTGCACATCAGCACACCCACCGGACACACCTACCAATCCAAAGCCCCACCGTTGCCGGGGCGTTGGGTGGCAAACTAG
- a CDS encoding EamA family transporter: MTLAVTAAVLLAAVLHSVWNALAKAIPDRLASSTMIALAYLASGLVGAAVFGVPPQQSWPYVVASAALQSCYLILLTTSYKHGDFAQVYPLARGLAVLLVAGVATTFLAEKLSFWQLAGVAVVAGSLLSLALTKHGATASAGRNRKGTFFAVLTGAAIAAYTVVDGVGVRVSGQPMAYVSWLFLLQGMVIPLICWRMASESRSFPQRVARYWKPGFIGGLVSMLAYGIVVWAQSLAPLAVVSALRETSVLLAGVIGAVFFNEKFSRLRLGLTAIAVAGIAAIQLG; this comes from the coding sequence TTGACCCTTGCAGTGACGGCGGCAGTCCTTCTCGCGGCGGTCCTGCACAGCGTGTGGAATGCCTTGGCCAAGGCGATTCCGGACCGGCTTGCCTCGTCCACCATGATTGCCTTGGCCTATTTGGCGTCCGGCCTGGTGGGGGCAGCGGTCTTCGGAGTTCCCCCACAGCAGTCGTGGCCCTATGTTGTAGCGTCGGCGGCCTTGCAGAGCTGCTATCTCATCCTGCTGACGACGTCCTACAAGCACGGCGATTTCGCCCAGGTTTATCCGCTGGCACGGGGCCTCGCTGTCCTCTTGGTCGCGGGGGTCGCCACCACTTTCCTGGCAGAGAAATTGAGTTTCTGGCAGCTGGCGGGAGTGGCGGTCGTCGCTGGTTCTTTGCTGAGCCTGGCCCTCACAAAACACGGTGCAACGGCCAGCGCCGGCAGGAACCGCAAGGGCACTTTCTTCGCTGTGCTCACGGGGGCAGCCATCGCGGCCTATACCGTGGTGGACGGTGTAGGAGTCCGGGTTTCCGGGCAACCGATGGCTTATGTCTCGTGGCTTTTCCTGCTGCAGGGCATGGTGATTCCCTTGATCTGCTGGCGCATGGCCTCCGAGAGCCGTTCTTTCCCGCAACGAGTGGCGCGGTACTGGAAGCCCGGATTCATCGGAGGACTGGTGTCCATGCTGGCCTACGGAATTGTGGTCTGGGCACAGAGCCTGGCCCCGCTTGCCGTGGTGTCGGCGCTGCGCGAGACCAGCGTCCTGTTGGCTGGAGTCATCGGCGCGGTGTTCTTCAATGAAAAGTTCAGCCGGCTCCGGTTGGGCTTGACGGCCATAGCGGTGGCCGGCATCGCCGCCATCCAGCTCGGCTAG
- a CDS encoding histone-like nucleoid-structuring protein Lsr2 encodes MAQKVKIILVDDLDEGAADETVRFGLDGVSYEMDLSTANAASLRKALEPFVAKARKTSSGRGARGRATPARNQDSAQIRQWARDNGYTVNSRGRIQAEIQEAYQKANS; translated from the coding sequence ATGGCACAGAAAGTAAAAATCATCCTCGTCGATGACCTGGATGAAGGGGCTGCGGACGAAACTGTCCGCTTCGGCCTGGACGGTGTGAGCTACGAAATGGACCTGTCCACAGCAAACGCAGCGTCGCTGCGGAAGGCCCTGGAACCGTTTGTCGCAAAGGCCCGGAAGACCTCTTCCGGCCGCGGGGCGCGGGGTCGCGCTACACCGGCCCGCAACCAGGATTCCGCACAGATCCGTCAGTGGGCCCGGGATAACGGTTACACGGTCAACAGCCGCGGACGTATTCAGGCTGAAATTCAGGAAGCCTACCAAAAGGCCAATTCCTGA